The genome window GTTTATTTCCTCCACAGCAAAAATCAATACGATTTGATTTAAAAAGATCACTAGCTTTCGGGAATGTCTTAACTATTTCAGCAGGTGTATGGTCAATTGAAAACATCGTCATGAAAAATTCCTCCTTCATTGTTTGATTAAATGATAACTCTTTTCAAAAATGAAGGTGGTGATTCAAATCACACCCAATGGATCCTCTTGTAATTCCTAAGGGGTTCAATTACCATTAGAGTAGAAAGAATAGGGTGGTAAAAGGGAGAATGAAACATGAATTTGAACCAGCTTCAAGCATTTTTAAAAGTAGTGGAAACGAAAAGCTTTCAAAGGGCTGGGCGTATTTTGCATGTATCACAGCCAACTATTACACAAAGAATTCAAGCATTAGAGGAACATTTTAATTGTAAGCTTTTACAACGTGATAAAAGCCTAACCCCAAAAGGAGAATTGGTTTATCGATCTGCCATAAAAATATTAGATGAGTGGGGAAGATTAGAAGCACGACTTAATGGTGAAATAGAAGAAGGAAATCAAATGATTGGAGCAAGTTCAGTTCCGTCTGAAACTTTTTTACCTTACTGGATTCAACAGTTTAGACAAAAATATTCTTCCGTTACCTTTCAGATGAAAATAGGCGGAAGTTACCAGGTCATCAACTGGTTAAAAGAAGGCATGGTTGACCTAGCTATTACAGGAATATATAGTCAGGAAAAAGGAATTGTCTCTTACCCATTATTAGAGGATACTTTACAACTTGTAGCACCTCATTCTTTTGATATAGAAAGTCCTTCTAATTTTCGCGAATTGGTTCATCAGCCTTGGATCCTTAGGGAAAAAAATTCGCATACCCGAAAAACTTTTGAAACTGCTTTACAATCATTTGGGTATTCCATTGAGGATCTACTTATTGTTGCTGAGGTTCAAACAAACGAGGCTGTCATAGCCTTAGTAGAAGCGGGATTAGGCATGGCTCCACTGTCAAAGCTTGTCGCCACTAACCCAGTCATGAATCGTAGAGTGAAAGCTATTGAAGTAGAGAATTGGAGTTTTTCAAGAAGTTTTTATTTAACGGTAAGGAAAGGTGAAGAAAATTCAGCCTTTATTGATGCATTTTTACAAGCATGGCCAGAATGTCCCTATTTTAAATCTCTTAAAAAAGAGGTATAAATAAAAAGCCCCATGTCCACAATGGAGATAAGAATGATAGAAAGGGAGTAGGGCATATGGGGACATTAGGACAATCTTTTTTTAAAGAGGCACAACTGTTGCCTCTAGGAATTACCGATTCCTTGCTTCAGATGACAGGTGGGTTTTTATTAATAATTGGAC of Bacillaceae bacterium S4-13-56 contains these proteins:
- a CDS encoding selenium metabolism-associated LysR family transcriptional regulator is translated as MNLNQLQAFLKVVETKSFQRAGRILHVSQPTITQRIQALEEHFNCKLLQRDKSLTPKGELVYRSAIKILDEWGRLEARLNGEIEEGNQMIGASSVPSETFLPYWIQQFRQKYSSVTFQMKIGGSYQVINWLKEGMVDLAITGIYSQEKGIVSYPLLEDTLQLVAPHSFDIESPSNFRELVHQPWILREKNSHTRKTFETALQSFGYSIEDLLIVAEVQTNEAVIALVEAGLGMAPLSKLVATNPVMNRRVKAIEVENWSFSRSFYLTVRKGEENSAFIDAFLQAWPECPYFKSLKKEV